Part of the Thermoanaerobaculia bacterium genome is shown below.
CCGGGGGTCCACCGGATGCGCTCCGGTTCGCCGCCTCGCCCTTCGGACCGCTCCGAATGCAGCAAAAGCGTAGCTCCCGGCCGCCGGGCTGTCAACGCGTCCGGCGGGCGACCGGTGCCCGCCAGCCGCCCGCTGCGAACCTACGGGGCGCCTCCGGTCCGCCCCCGGTCTCCCCACCGGTTCGATAGAGTCCGGGGGTGCTTCGCGACTCCCAGAATCACGCCACCTGGCGCGCCTGGTCGCTCCTGGGCGACCTCGCCGTGGCGTGGATCGCGCTCTACCTCGCCTTCCAGATCCGCATCCTCGCGGCGCTCCCGGGCTCGACGCAGCCGCTGCCGCTCGAAAAACTGGCCTATTTCGACCTGATCTGGATCTGGGTCGTGGTCTCCCAGCCGGTCGCGCTCTACTTCTTCGGGCTCTACGAAACCCGGACGAAGCGCCCCCGGCTGGAGATCGCCCGCTGGGTGAGCCTCGCGGTTCTCTTCCAGACTCTCGCCCTGGCCACCGCCCTGTTCCTCGCCAGCCAGGCTTTCCCGCGTTCGGTGCTCCTGCTGTTCGCGCTGCTCAACACGGCTGCGCTCGTCCTCTGGCGCGTCGCTCTGCAGAGCCTCGTCCGCACCCCGATGCGTCAGGTGATCCTGGTGGGCTGCGGGCCCGCGGCGCTGGACGTCGCCCGCAAGATCCGCGAGCACCACTTTCACGGCCTCGAGGTTCGCGGTTATCTGCCGGTCCCGGGGAGCCGGTCCCCCGCCGCGCTGGAGGACCTCGATGAGCGGCAGGACGCGAGCCCGGACCGGAGAGACGACGTGCTCGGACGGCGCCTCGCGAGCGCCGCCGAGCTCCAGCTCCTGCTGGCGAGCGGCGAGGTGGACGACGTCATCCTGGCGCCCGAGGCCGACTCCTGGCAGACGGCGCTGATCGACGAGATCGCGGGCAGCCGCCCGCGACGCCCGACAATCCTGCTCCTGCCGGGCCCGTTCGAGAGCCTCATCGGTACGATGCGCTACCGCTGGATCAACGACCTGCCCCTGATCGAGGTGATGCGCGAGGGCGACTGGCGGGCGGCGATGCCGGTCAAGCGCGTCTTCGACCTGGCCGGAGCGGCCCTGCTGGCGATCG
Proteins encoded:
- a CDS encoding sugar transferase; the protein is MLRDSQNHATWRAWSLLGDLAVAWIALYLAFQIRILAALPGSTQPLPLEKLAYFDLIWIWVVVSQPVALYFFGLYETRTKRPRLEIARWVSLAVLFQTLALATALFLASQAFPRSVLLLFALLNTAALVLWRVALQSLVRTPMRQVILVGCGPAALDVARKIREHHFHGLEVRGYLPVPGSRSPAALEDLDERQDASPDRRDDVLGRRLASAAELQLLLASGEVDDVILAPEADSWQTALIDEIAGSRPRRPTILLLPGPFESLIGTMRYRWINDLPLIEVMREGDWRAAMPVKRVFDLAGAALLAIAASPLFLLAALAVRLSSAGPVLFRQERVGRALRPFKVAKLRTMRQDAERESGEILALRDDPRLTPVGGFLRRYRLDELPQLWNVLVGEMSLVGPRPERPGFVRQHLAGVPGYAERFAVLPGLTGLAQVNGEYHSTPENKLRYDLAYISNRSLWLDLSILVRTVRIVLTSQGV